Proteins encoded in a region of the Coregonus clupeaformis isolate EN_2021a chromosome 9, ASM2061545v1, whole genome shotgun sequence genome:
- the LOC121573680 gene encoding platelet-activating factor acetylhydrolase IB subunit alpha2-like isoform X4: MHTRFVQECKDAEPEVLFIGDSMVQLMQQYEIWRELFSPLHALNFGIGGDTTCNVLWRLQNGELDNIGPKVTVVWVGTNNHEHSAEQVAGGILAIAQLLTSRLPKTKVVILGLLARGERPNLLREKNVAVNGFLRSWLPRLGQTQFLDVGAGFVHSDGTISTRDMFDFLHLTAAGYRAIAKPLSDLLLQILEETPEEKRASLV; the protein is encoded by the exons CACACGCGGTTTGTTCAGGAGTGTAAGGACGCAGAGCCAGAGGTGCTGTTTATTGGAGACTCCATGGTGCAGCTAATGCAGCAGTACGAG ATCTGGCGGGAGCTCTTTTCTCCTCTGCACGCGCTCAACTTTGGCATCGGGGGAGACACCACCTGTAATGTGCTGTGGAGGCTGCAGAATGGAGAACTGGACAACATTGGGCCCAAG GTGACGGTGGTGTGGGTAGGAACCAACAATCACGAGCACTCGGCAGAGCAAGTTGCAGGGGGAATCCTTGCCATTGCACAACTGCTCACCTCCCGTCTTCCTAAGACtaaggttgttattctg GGTCTGTTGGCACGGGGCGAGCGGCCCAACCTGCTGCGGGAGAAGAATGTGGCGGTGAACGGCTTCCTGCGCTCCTGGCTGCCGCGGCTGGGCCAGACCCAGTTCCTGGATGTGGGGGCGGGCTTTGTGCACTCTGACGGGACCATCTCCACCCGGGACATGTTTGACTTCCTGCACCTGACAGCAGCAGGCTACCGGGCCATCGCCAAGCCCCTCAGTGACCTGCTGCTGCAGATACTGGAGGAGACGCCTGAGGAGAAGAGGGCCTCGCTGGTCTGA
- the LOC121574354 gene encoding RING finger protein 214, translated as MDDIDWGLALEEDMARETAATGNPEQQYNPWSNQSNPWSDPGCTSGSIGELDKLASGDGLHVTHSEEKGFQTDAWTADKDVNTDQDWESLMRSVDEYSTHLALHYEELMKQQQEEEADHGNLVDSLVQKKDEGIHQQQALLDKIESLRVKLQLNCCKTTRKNFAVKKQDLSAEKIKMEEERNRLSQELKETTRKLALLIEEQNQEKLMWERELADLNTEMERLQKESDEATQTALRDEIAALEMQRDVTMAEVDDWLKEADQYINTLRFDLSQQHMHQRLEWENNVAVVHSSLAGLQNQFKENLHLLQKGQPMESLPGVTLPHLPQVPTVDLMMSQMMYAPPCPPFQHFQMGPPNAVGMPFQPQQHHPAAFTAPARLTPPPVPSSTPPTSALPLHPAAPPVSLPTTMASAQPLPFSNPPAAGKLDNLLKRLGDIFPQCNRTQLMSVLQQIKNSRGTMAGMSMDEVTQQVAHRLAQSEKPAPGPIRPLSAARGVPGPPGPIQRPPGPIQRPTNLAQRPAVTQVFQTRPPQPVAPINRKLCLMCQNHVEADSQHSMSCAHTVHKDCISVWLQSSKNNTCPFCPAK; from the exons atgGACGACATCGACTGGGGATTGGCGCTTGAGGAGGACATGGCGCG CGAAACCGCTGCCACGGGAAACCCTGAGCAGCAATACAACCCATGGTCCAACCAGTCCAACCCCTGGTCAGATCCAGGCTGCACCTCGGGATCTATAGGGGAGCTGGACAAGTTGGCCTCAGGGGATGGACTCCATGTCACTCACTCTGAGGAGAAAGGCTTCCAG ACAGATGCCTGGACAGCAGACAAAGATGTTAACACAGATCAGGATTGGGAGTCACTGATG cGGTCAGTGGATGAGTACAGCACTCACCTGGCCCTGCACTATGAGGAGCTGATGaagcagcagcaggaggaggaggctgaTCATGGCAACCTCGTAGACAGCCTGGTTCAGAAGAAAGATGAGGGGATCCACCAGCAGCAG GCGCTGCTGGACAAAATTGAGTCTCTGCGTGTGAAGCTACAGCTGAACTGCTGCAAGACCACCCGCAAGAACTTTGCAGTCAAGAAGCAAGACCTCAGCGCAGAAAAAATCaaaatggaggaggagaggaacag ACTGTCTCAGGAGCTGAAGGAGACCACCAGGAAGCTGGCATTGCTGATAGAGGAACAGAACCAGGAAAA GCTGATGTGGGAGAGGGAGCTAGCAGACCTGAACACTGAGATGGAGCGGCTACAGAAAGAGTCAGATGAGGCCACTCAGACAGCTCTACGGGATgag ATTGCAGCTCTGGAAATGCAGAGAGATGTGACCATGGCTGAGGTGGATGACTGGCTGAAAGAGGCTGACCAATACATAAACACACTTAG ATTTGACCTCTCCCAGCAGCACATGCACCAGAGGCTGGAGTGGGAGAATAATGTGGCTGTTGTTCACAGCAGTTTGGCGGGACTGCAG aaTCAGTTCAAGGAGAACCTTCACCTGCTGCAAAAGGGACAACCGATGGAAAGCCTCCCTGGAGTCACATTACCACACTTACCCCAAGTCCccacg GTGGACTTGATGATGAGTCAGATGATGTACGCTCCACCCTGCCCcccttttcaacattttcagatggGCCCTCCTAACGCTGTGGGGATGCCCTTCCAACCCCAGCAGCACCACCCGGCTGCTTTCACAGCCCCAGCCAGATTAACCCCCCCAcctgtcccctcctctactccccctaCCTCcgctctacccctccacccagcCGCCCCACCTGTTTCCCTGCCCACCACCATGGCCTCCGCCCAGCCCCTGCCCTTCAGTAACCCCCCTGCCGCTGGCAAACTGGACAACCTACTGAAGAGACTGGGGGACATATTTCCACAGTGCAACAG aactCAACTCATGTCAGTGCTGCAGCAGATTAAGAATTCTCGTGGCACCATGGCTGGCATGTCTATGGACGAGGTCACACAGCAGGTGGCACATAGACTGGCACAGAGCGAGAAACCg GCTCCAGGGCCTATCAGGCCTCTTTCTGCTGCCAGGGGCGTTCCTGGCCCTCCAGGCCCAATCCAGAGGCCTCCTGGCCCCATCCAGAGACCCACAAATCTCGCTCAGAGACCTGCAGTAACTCAAGTCTTCCAGACAAGGCCCCCACAG cctgtGGCTCCCATTAATCGTAAGCTGTGCTTGATGTGCCAGAACCACGTGGAAGCAGACAGCCAGCACTCCATGAGCTGCGCCCACACTGTACATAAGGAT TGCATCAGTGTATGGCTGCAGTCCAGCAAGAACAACACCTGCCCCTTCTGCCCAGCCAAGTGA